A DNA window from Capnocytophaga sp. ARDL2 contains the following coding sequences:
- a CDS encoding DUF983 domain-containing protein, with product MSYISKVVKGTCPHCGKSKVFKSIGNILTLSLPKMHENCPNCNYSFHRETGFYFGAMYMSYAWTVAEMVACFVLGYLFHVDWRITFAAVVVVLILLANFNFRVSRLMWLNMFYKEDEA from the coding sequence ATGTCTTATATATCAAAAGTAGTAAAAGGAACTTGTCCTCATTGTGGAAAAAGTAAAGTATTCAAAAGCATAGGAAATATTCTCACTTTGTCTTTGCCAAAAATGCACGAAAACTGCCCTAATTGTAATTATTCCTTTCATAGAGAAACAGGATTTTATTTCGGAGCGATGTATATGAGTTATGCATGGACGGTTGCTGAAATGGTAGCGTGTTTTGTGTTGGGGTATTTGTTCCATGTAGATTGGCGTATCACATTTGCTGCGGTAGTAGTAGTGTTGATTTTATTGGCAAATTTCAACTTTAGAGTGTCTCGCTTGATGTGGTTGAATATGTTTTATAAAGAGGATGAGGCTTAA
- the bshA gene encoding N-acetyl-alpha-D-glucosaminyl L-malate synthase BshA, producing the protein MKIAIVCYPTFGGSGVVATELGIELAKKGHEVHFITYKMPVRLALLNPNIHYHEVIVPEYPLFHYQPYELALSSKIVDMVKLHGIELLHVHYAIPHAFAGYMAKKMLKEQGISLPMVTTLHGTDITLVGNHPYYKSAVSFSINQSDAVTSVSEDLKKSTYELFDIAKDIYVIPNFIENKSHTPESCRQVLATKEERIITHVSNFRKVKRIEDVMKVFKGILEQQPAKLMMIGDGPDKIKAEQMAANWNISEKVIFFGNSNEVDRILKVSDLFLLPSETESFGLAALEAMACGVPVVSSNTGGIPEVNIHGLTGYLSPIGDIEDMVKNSLLILSDTATLEKFKTNAWKHSLKFSVEKIIPLYERIYTDILSKRKNIAY; encoded by the coding sequence ATGAAAATAGCAATAGTTTGTTATCCAACATTTGGAGGTAGTGGTGTTGTTGCTACTGAATTAGGTATCGAATTGGCAAAAAAAGGGCATGAAGTTCACTTTATCACATACAAAATGCCTGTAAGATTGGCATTACTCAACCCAAACATTCATTATCATGAAGTAATAGTTCCCGAATATCCATTGTTTCACTATCAGCCATACGAATTGGCATTATCGAGTAAAATCGTCGATATGGTAAAACTTCACGGTATAGAATTATTGCATGTTCATTATGCGATTCCGCATGCGTTTGCAGGATATATGGCAAAAAAAATGTTGAAAGAACAAGGGATTTCGCTTCCGATGGTTACTACTTTGCACGGAACGGATATTACTTTGGTAGGAAATCATCCTTATTACAAAAGTGCGGTGAGTTTTAGTATCAATCAATCGGATGCTGTAACCTCTGTTTCGGAAGATTTGAAAAAATCTACTTATGAATTATTTGACATTGCCAAGGATATTTATGTCATTCCCAACTTTATAGAAAACAAATCGCACACTCCCGAATCGTGTCGTCAGGTTTTGGCAACAAAAGAGGAACGAATCATCACACACGTGAGCAACTTTAGAAAAGTAAAGCGTATAGAAGATGTAATGAAGGTTTTTAAAGGGATTTTAGAACAACAACCGGCAAAATTGATGATGATTGGCGATGGTCCAGACAAAATCAAAGCAGAACAAATGGCTGCCAATTGGAACATTTCTGAGAAAGTAATCTTTTTTGGTAATTCTAACGAAGTGGATAGAATATTGAAAGTATCAGATTTGTTTTTATTGCCTTCAGAAACCGAAAGTTTTGGTTTGGCAGCGTTAGAAGCGATGGCATGTGGAGTACCCGTAGTTTCGTCCAACACAGGCGGAATTCCCGAGGTAAACATTCACGGATTGACGGGCTACCTCTCTCCTATTGGAGACATTGAAGACATGGTAAAAAATTCGTTGCTAATATTGTCTGACACTGCCACCTTGGAAAAATTTAAAACCAATGCTTGGAAACATTCATTAAAATTTTCTGTTGAAAAAATCATCCCACTTTACGAACGTATTTACACAGATATATTATCAAAACGCAAAAACATCGCTTATTAA